TTTGTGGCTCGTTCATGCAATATGCTGTCATGGTCTTCCTGGAGGAGTTTTAGACGGAGTGTGTGCTCCTCCCTCAGAAGCCCCGCGCGCACCTCGTTCTCATCATCTAGAGTCTTTTCCAAAAGGGCCATCCGCCCCTTTGGAGCCTTGGAGCTGTCACCACTGGCTAATGCAGCAGCAGGGATGCACCTCGTTGCAACTCCAGAAGCAAGTGGAGCTATGTTGCAGGTGGAGGAAAAGGGCTGCACAATTGGCGAGGcgatttcttcctttccttctggaGCTGCTGCAGGTGCTCCACTTTCATTGGCAGTAGCAGCTGGTGGCTGTGATTGGCCTGCGTGGCTGGCGTCTTCCCGCAAGTCATCTGTAGTAAACAAAGGGAGATGTGAAATAAGATAAATCCAAGTTGCTAGTATGCAATGAACTCATTATTTCCacatactttgcagtcttgtcATTTCGTTTGACTTCACATTGCTAACCTGCACTACAAAACAATGAAAAACTGCCCAAGTGTTCTCGTGTTCTACCACCACAGACATGGCATTTCCTGTAATGAGCACTGCAACTGCCCGCACAGGAACCTTTCTTTTCACGACAAGCTTTGCATTGAAAAGAAATAAAGTATGTAAAACTCTGACGTGCTTACATCACAACACAATTGACTTGAGAAAGGCACTGGCAATGACCCCTTCGCTGTCAGCACTTCTGTTCCATTGTTCGTGCTCATGCTGCCTTCATGTAAGTTGTTGCAGTCTTCCTGTTTGCTAAAATGCTGTCATGAATGGTGCTACTTTCTAAACCCCCAGATATTTTTCAACGCTCATTCTAGATAAGGAAAGTACACAGCAGCGTACTACAGTAAAACGCAAAAGAGAAAAGCCAGAAATGAGCATCAAGATGAAGTACAAGTACAAATCCCAACTGTTTACGTCGTTTGCAAATAAAGTTAACAAATGTGCTAGAAATTAGTGGGTGCATGGtgaaaaaaaactttcagcactGCAGACGTGCCAGCATGAAAATGTCCTGAgtgggtgcagttgaagaacagACACAAAATTAAGGTTGCATGTTTACTTCTTTGCTAAGATGTACAAGACACGTACGAGTAGTCGTCAAATTGGGTTGTGCAAAATCCTGGGCACCTCCAGCACCACTATCCGTACATGCCACGTTAGGCACTTCTAACTTTTTTTGTACACTTTGTTTTCAAGCTCATCTCACTGTGCTTGCTTTTAGCATCCTCTTTCACTACACAAGTCGTAATCATTGAATTTTGGCATTCGTTACTGCATCAGTTCAGGatccctgcacacacacacatgctctTTTGTGCATCCAAGCGAGGCAGGAAGAGATGGAAGCCAAGACGCTTGGGGTTTTTCAGAGCGTTTCGAGCAGACGGTGTTCACAGGAAACAGAAATGCAGTTATATTGTGAAATTGCATGCTGCATGCGACACCACAAGATGTGAACAAGGAAGGAAATGTCCTCCCTATTATTCCAGCACATTCCACAGACATAACACCTTACCAGCATAGTCAAACTCCATGTCATCTGGCCCGTCATTCATCGGCTGCAGGAGCCTCACGACAGGCAAACTTTCGACGGCG
This region of Amblyomma americanum isolate KBUSLIRL-KWMA chromosome 5, ASM5285725v1, whole genome shotgun sequence genomic DNA includes:
- the LOC144134098 gene encoding uncharacterized protein LOC144134098, translating into MHEGARGGSQPASIDPVSEQVGSIASHMATRIINEFDSDGAYQPAVESLPVVRLLQPMNDGPDDMEFDYADDLREDASHAGQSQPPAATANESGAPAAAPEGKEEIASPIVQPFSSTCNIAPLASGVATRCIPAAALASGDSSKAPKGRMALLEKTLDDENEVRAGLLREEHTLRLKLLQEDHDSILHERATKHKFLEQVQALELEKLKNELLKQEAELEILQMEKKIKEQQLCKALCSKAPQG